The proteins below come from a single Pedobacter aquae genomic window:
- a CDS encoding RloB domain-containing protein, with protein MAFFDHDNKPQLKEAFEMIEKQGFHYAYSAMCIEHWFILHFENCGKAFINAEEALKYLKKFMPNYHKTKTNAFKELKNRLELALERATILNKQQHEGFPAYKRNPHFTINALYNYFEELKELHKS; from the coding sequence ATGGCTTTTTTTGATCACGACAATAAACCTCAGTTAAAAGAAGCTTTTGAAATGATAGAAAAGCAAGGTTTCCATTACGCTTATAGCGCAATGTGTATCGAACACTGGTTTATCCTGCATTTCGAAAACTGTGGGAAAGCTTTCATAAATGCAGAAGAGGCGCTAAAGTATCTAAAAAAGTTCATGCCCAATTATCATAAGACCAAAACTAATGCTTTTAAAGAATTAAAAAATAGGTTAGAATTAGCCTTGGAAAGGGCGACAATTTTAAATAAACAGCAGCATGAGGGATTTCCTGCTTACAAGCGAAACCCCCACTTTACAATAAATGCATTGTACAATTATTTTGAAGAATTAAAAGAGTTACATAAAAGTTAG
- a CDS encoding AAA family ATPase has translation MLISFAVTNFRSIKERAVIDLAKTAAKGLVNNYHAKFKLLNSAVLYGANASGKSGFLNAIRALEFLVLNSADFKPGKSIFLYDPFLLDRSCQNAPVVLEVSFLMEKVKYDYKVVYDTLNIVQEELYFYKGNSKALLFYREQNKEIKFGDYYKGAKKTIEKLLLPNQLFLSKAAENNVEALMQAYLFFAEQLDAYPVFDIEMEDDLKNFYAKRLAEDKNGLFTKRFNALICALDTGIQGVTIEETDWNKFRFPNAIPDEVKGRIQERFKYDIKTSHPLFENGEHVGEYTFEVKQESTGTKNLFALAGLIIDSLEYGRVLVVDELEKNLHPNITRFLIQLFHHPELNKNNAQLIFATHDITQLSNDIFRRDQVWFTEKNERGESILFRCSDLEGVRLNTPLDKWYVSGRFGATPIINDVDFLIAMQQEEEVEG, from the coding sequence ATGCTTATAAGTTTTGCTGTTACTAATTTTAGGTCTATCAAGGAAAGAGCAGTTATAGATTTAGCCAAAACAGCTGCTAAAGGCCTTGTAAATAACTACCATGCTAAATTTAAGCTTTTAAATTCTGCAGTTTTATACGGCGCAAATGCTTCTGGTAAGTCTGGCTTTTTAAATGCTATAAGAGCTTTGGAGTTTTTAGTGCTAAATTCTGCTGACTTTAAACCAGGGAAATCAATTTTTTTATATGATCCTTTTCTATTAGATAGGTCTTGTCAAAATGCCCCGGTTGTTTTAGAGGTTTCATTTTTAATGGAAAAAGTAAAGTATGATTATAAAGTTGTATACGATACCTTAAATATAGTACAGGAAGAGCTATATTTCTATAAAGGTAATTCCAAAGCATTGTTATTTTATAGAGAACAAAATAAGGAAATAAAATTCGGGGATTATTATAAGGGTGCAAAAAAGACTATAGAAAAACTATTGTTGCCTAACCAATTGTTTTTATCTAAAGCAGCAGAAAATAATGTGGAAGCTTTGATGCAGGCTTATTTATTTTTTGCAGAACAGTTAGACGCTTATCCGGTGTTTGATATTGAAATGGAAGACGACTTGAAAAATTTCTACGCAAAGCGTCTGGCCGAAGATAAAAATGGATTATTCACAAAACGATTCAATGCTTTAATTTGTGCTTTGGATACGGGTATTCAGGGTGTAACGATAGAGGAAACAGATTGGAATAAATTCAGATTTCCTAATGCTATTCCCGATGAGGTAAAAGGAAGAATACAGGAGCGTTTCAAATATGATATTAAAACTTCCCATCCATTATTTGAAAATGGAGAGCATGTAGGCGAATACACTTTTGAAGTTAAGCAGGAATCTACAGGTACAAAAAATCTCTTTGCCTTGGCCGGGTTAATTATAGATTCATTAGAGTATGGACGTGTGCTCGTGGTAGATGAATTAGAAAAAAACCTGCATCCAAACATTACCCGCTTTTTAATCCAGCTTTTTCATCATCCGGAATTAAATAAAAACAATGCACAACTTATTTTCGCCACACATGATATTACACAGTTAAGCAATGATATTTTTAGACGTGACCAGGTTTGGTTTACCGAAAAAAATGAAAGAGGGGAAAGTATTTTATTCAGATGTTCAGATTTAGAGGGTGTTCGTTTAAACACACCATTGGATAAATGGTATGTTTCAGGCAGATTTGGTGCTACTCCAATTATTAATGATGTTGATTTCTTAATCGCTATGCAGCAGGAGGAGGAAGTTGAAGGCTAA
- the istB gene encoding IS21-like element helper ATPase IstB, whose protein sequence is MNTNTLEKMRSMKFFGMFHAFKSSLESGQTDGYTGDELLAHLLEAEWDYRQNRRIERQLLYARFRYKATIEEIKHYIERNIDRNQLMRLAECSFIDRNENLLITGSTGIGKSYVASAIGHQACFSGYRVLYASTPKLFAKLKMAKADGSYSKEILKIERQQLLILDDFGIQPFDAQNRAALMEIIEDRHGKSSMIITSQLPVGKWHELIGEKTIADAILDRIVHDAHRMELQGESMRKKRNQEPLKNHS, encoded by the coding sequence ATGAACACCAACACTTTAGAAAAAATGAGGTCGATGAAATTCTTCGGCATGTTCCACGCTTTCAAAAGCAGCCTGGAGAGCGGGCAGACTGATGGTTATACTGGCGATGAGTTATTGGCCCACCTATTGGAAGCCGAATGGGATTACCGGCAGAACAGACGTATAGAACGACAGTTATTGTATGCCCGCTTCCGCTATAAAGCAACCATAGAGGAGATAAAGCACTATATAGAGCGAAATATCGACAGGAACCAGCTGATGCGCCTTGCCGAATGTAGCTTTATCGACCGCAATGAAAACCTGCTGATTACCGGAAGCACCGGTATCGGAAAGAGCTATGTGGCCTCAGCCATTGGACACCAGGCCTGCTTTTCAGGCTATAGAGTACTTTATGCAAGCACTCCTAAATTATTCGCTAAATTGAAGATGGCCAAGGCTGATGGATCCTATAGTAAGGAAATCCTTAAAATAGAAAGGCAACAGTTACTGATACTCGATGACTTTGGTATCCAGCCCTTTGATGCCCAAAACCGGGCAGCACTGATGGAAATCATTGAGGACAGGCATGGGAAATCCTCTATGATCATCACTTCCCAGCTTCCTGTCGGCAAATGGCATGAACTTATCGGTGAGAAAACCATTGCCGATGCAATCCTGGATCGTATCGTACATGATGCGCATAGAATGGAGCTACAGGGGGAATCGATGAGAAAAAAAAGAAATCAGGAACCACTAAAAAATCACTCATAA
- the istA gene encoding IS21 family transposase — protein sequence MANTTISMNKIRQILRMSHQGRSIMSITVQSGCSRNTVRKYISAFNQGGFSFDEVNALNDKELEDLFGKSREQPPSSRMQALQRCFPAMDKELKRTGVNRQMLWEAYLKEFPQGYRYSQFCLYYKQWKSRVNPVMHMDHKAGDMLYVDFAGQKLSYVNEETGEVILVEVFVAILGASQLTYVEAVATQQKEDFIMACDHAFHYIGGVPGAIVPDNLKAAVTKSSRYEPLLNEAFSDFADHYGTTILPARAYKPRDKALVEGAVKIIYSRVYAPLRKMVFHSIESLNAAIKISLEEHNNQLLKGRNYSRRLQFEEIERGALSTLPLIPYELKKQCYATVMKNGHVCLGIDKHYYSVPYRFIGKKIKLLYSRSTVEAFFHYERIAIHKRIKSPYNYSTDKDHMATSHRFVAEWTPEKFLGWASSIHEDVRLYILKILERKQHPEQAYKSCVGILSFSRKVGNERLQMACRRALGYGIYNYKTIQSILENKMDSYQDNLFADELPMPSHENIRGEDYYQ from the coding sequence ATGGCAAATACGACAATCAGCATGAATAAGATAAGACAAATCCTCAGGATGTCCCATCAGGGGCGCAGCATCATGTCCATTACGGTACAGAGCGGTTGTTCCCGTAATACGGTAAGGAAATACATTTCTGCCTTCAATCAGGGAGGCTTTAGCTTTGATGAGGTAAACGCCCTTAATGACAAAGAACTGGAAGACCTTTTTGGAAAGAGCAGGGAGCAGCCCCCTAGTTCTCGTATGCAAGCCCTTCAACGATGTTTCCCTGCTATGGACAAAGAACTCAAGCGTACAGGGGTAAACCGGCAAATGTTATGGGAGGCTTACCTGAAAGAATTCCCCCAAGGCTACCGTTACAGCCAGTTCTGTCTCTATTATAAGCAATGGAAGTCTCGTGTGAACCCGGTAATGCATATGGACCATAAGGCAGGCGATATGCTGTATGTTGATTTTGCCGGCCAGAAGCTGAGTTATGTAAATGAGGAAACCGGCGAAGTGATCCTAGTAGAGGTATTCGTCGCTATCCTTGGCGCCAGCCAGCTCACTTATGTAGAGGCGGTAGCAACCCAGCAGAAAGAGGACTTCATCATGGCCTGTGACCATGCCTTCCATTATATCGGAGGGGTGCCGGGAGCTATTGTGCCGGACAACCTGAAAGCGGCAGTGACCAAGAGCAGCCGTTATGAACCTCTGCTGAACGAGGCCTTTTCAGATTTTGCCGACCATTATGGCACCACAATATTGCCTGCCAGAGCCTATAAACCCCGCGATAAGGCTTTGGTAGAAGGAGCCGTCAAGATCATCTATTCCCGTGTCTATGCTCCTTTGAGGAAGATGGTTTTCCACTCCATCGAATCCTTGAATGCCGCAATAAAGATAAGCCTGGAAGAACATAACAACCAATTATTGAAAGGTCGTAACTACAGCCGGCGCCTACAGTTTGAAGAGATAGAACGGGGAGCCCTTTCTACCCTCCCTCTGATTCCCTACGAACTCAAAAAACAATGTTACGCTACGGTAATGAAGAACGGCCACGTCTGCCTAGGCATAGACAAACATTATTATAGTGTGCCATACCGCTTTATCGGGAAGAAGATAAAGCTGTTATATTCCAGATCCACAGTAGAGGCTTTCTTCCATTACGAGCGTATAGCGATACATAAACGTATCAAAAGCCCGTACAATTATAGCACCGACAAGGACCACATGGCCACCTCGCACAGGTTTGTGGCAGAATGGACACCGGAGAAGTTTCTGGGCTGGGCCTCCTCCATCCATGAGGATGTAAGGCTATATATCCTAAAAATACTGGAACGTAAACAACATCCCGAACAAGCTTATAAATCCTGTGTAGGAATACTCAGCTTTTCCAGAAAAGTAGGGAACGAGCGGCTTCAGATGGCCTGCAGAAGGGCGTTGGGCTATGGAATATACAACTATAAGACCATACAATCTATACTAGAAAACAAGATGGACAGCTATCAGGATAATCTTTTTGCGGATGAACTGCCCATGCCCAGCCATGAAAATATTAGGGGAGAAGATTATTATCAATAA
- a CDS encoding DUF6443 domain-containing protein has translation MSGASLSNAIDLGSYGMGGGYNSNAQDNSLSCFGDDYGQPNNDIYYKFTLSGTSRVRLDHCGSYFDTYMYLLNSSGQAISSSDDGGLCNFMEANIEITLGAGTYYIVSEGSGYHTGYITTNIEVDPLSIVYPSGPHVIQAGVSMSPIVPTITGGLPVFNTQSTSTYAGTGYYGNYNGQSNVSSFYYPCYTTFDASGNMYVADFYNHKVRKISASGVVSTLAGSGIAGYQDGAGSTARFVYPSGVAVDASGNVYVTDRDNHRIRKITPSGVVSTLAGSGSIGSANGTGTAASFNTPTGLTIDQSGNLYVSDYSNHRIRKITPSGVVSTYAGTGSMGFSNGSALSATFRRPHGLTMDSQGNLYVADRDNYAIRKISNTGVVSTIAGDGTSGYANGIGTAARFGWPNAVAIDGSGNLYVADQSNHMIRKITPAGEVSTYGGSQTPGYLNGTNPDVRFNNPYGVSTDSKGNVYVADYFNHVIRKMSSSPFTVTPELPAGLSINASTGAISGTPTAISAATQYTISGYGTAPSTFTLSVGAGGGISPSQDQNYILTLTPRIAGYTTAAATYAGTSDANQVMAEVQYFDGLGRPMQTVQVKGSANADKDIVVPIAYDQYGRENKKYLPYASTSNNGSYKTNPLTSQQSYYQSPPAGVVQTPNPYAETIFEASPLNRVLEQGAPGAAWQPVANSQAGHTQKMVYSSNAANEVRLYNAEAVTTVGETYKRTLTGTGYYGANQLYKTISKDENWSPSQSFPQAGTVEEYKDKEGRVVLKRTFNEKNNSLETLSTYYVYDDLGNLSFVLPPGAEPDATSVPSQTTLDNYCYQYRYDGRRRLVEKRIPGKGWEYMVYNKLDQLVARQDANLLNGYLVIYNMNSSAANGWIFYKYDGLGREILTGFYIPISNINRATLQVQVDGQSVLWETKNSSIAQTGYSNNAFPQNSISSYLTMSYYDDYNLPGGNPRPYGGGSTMTKGLLTATKASCESGMLWTVQYYDDKGQVIKTYRDYLYGTLGGSNYVETDYTYSFTGEQTSKTEKYHKVNESQELVTIATAYTYDHVGRSKEIKKKISSPKDSYTGSQIVLSKNNYNELGQLRTKGMHSEDQGQNFIHNTQYSYNERGWLKQISSPTFTETLAYQDDIQSVATANYNGNISEIRMSSEKTGANTNYFAYDKLNRLNNSWNTLLPTMNETNISYDKGGNILHLERGNNTNMNYDYTGNFLNRITGTQKGISIDKYYYEDYNGNTHYFEDNYGADPKSVYYDHNNLPVYMTGSSEAYHLYDANGVKLYSYIFGLYSEDYTVYAGSIVFKNYENNISFLSTEEGRAVRNLDGSYRYEYFIKDHLGNTRQSIDKYNNTARVIQEDNYCAFGLSVNKYNFSSDNKYLYNGKEKVFMEDLQDNSYNNLEWYDYGARFYDPVIGRWNVVDPLSEQAPNWTPYRYGFNNPIRYTDPTGMFEREDIEVEKQKNGTYKVVGGEANNDRNIYVTENGKRTGEVIGEMLTEYSFHHEDGSAVIGANINLNDKSGQNFMDNEIKNIGLVDYISNAQGKEPLDFKHRGMPKGATPEEQGHHHYRGMSFNGKVASARDIGNYAAGYVSGKHGFDWGSSRFTFDALQTKQEKGTWNTILYYPFNRVREGQPTQQAERSGHNTGYSIFKQRQFERQWQKATTPLPIGLKW, from the coding sequence ATGTCAGGAGCTAGTTTATCGAATGCGATAGATTTAGGTAGCTACGGAATGGGCGGAGGCTATAATTCAAATGCACAGGATAATAGCCTATCTTGTTTTGGAGATGATTACGGTCAGCCGAATAATGATATTTATTATAAGTTTACTTTGAGTGGGACCTCTAGAGTAAGACTAGACCATTGCGGCAGCTATTTTGATACCTATATGTATTTATTAAATAGCAGTGGACAGGCGATCAGCAGTAGCGATGATGGAGGACTTTGTAATTTCATGGAGGCAAATATAGAGATCACCTTAGGAGCGGGGACTTACTATATAGTTTCCGAAGGCTCGGGTTATCATACAGGTTATATTACGACGAATATAGAGGTAGATCCGCTATCGATAGTTTATCCTAGCGGCCCGCATGTCATACAGGCAGGAGTATCGATGAGTCCTATAGTCCCTACGATAACAGGAGGTCTTCCGGTGTTTAATACCCAAAGTACGAGTACGTATGCAGGAACAGGGTATTATGGTAATTACAATGGACAATCAAACGTATCCAGTTTCTATTATCCCTGCTATACGACATTCGATGCATCCGGTAATATGTACGTAGCAGACTTTTATAACCACAAAGTTAGGAAGATAAGCGCATCAGGAGTAGTAAGTACGCTAGCAGGAAGTGGAATAGCAGGTTATCAGGATGGAGCAGGGTCAACAGCGAGATTTGTATACCCTAGTGGAGTAGCCGTAGATGCCTCGGGGAATGTATATGTTACCGACCGAGACAACCACCGGATTCGTAAGATCACACCATCAGGAGTAGTAAGTACCTTGGCGGGTAGCGGCTCGATAGGGTCAGCCAATGGAACAGGAACAGCAGCGAGCTTTAATACCCCAACAGGATTAACCATAGACCAATCAGGAAACCTATACGTATCCGATTATAGTAATCATAGAATCCGTAAGATCACACCATCAGGCGTTGTAAGTACCTATGCAGGAACGGGGAGCATGGGCTTTAGTAACGGATCAGCCTTAAGTGCAACATTCAGACGACCACATGGCTTGACGATGGATAGCCAAGGCAACCTGTATGTAGCCGACCGAGATAACTATGCGATAAGGAAGATCAGCAATACAGGAGTAGTAAGTACAATAGCAGGAGATGGAACAAGTGGCTATGCTAATGGTATAGGTACAGCTGCCCGCTTTGGCTGGCCTAATGCCGTAGCAATAGACGGTAGTGGTAATTTGTATGTAGCTGATCAGAGCAACCATATGATAAGGAAGATTACTCCGGCAGGTGAGGTAAGTACTTATGGAGGTAGCCAAACCCCGGGTTATTTGAATGGAACTAACCCAGATGTAAGGTTTAATAATCCTTACGGGGTAAGTACAGATAGTAAGGGAAATGTATATGTAGCAGACTACTTCAACCATGTGATACGAAAGATGTCATCAAGTCCATTTACAGTAACGCCAGAATTACCAGCAGGCTTAAGTATCAATGCATCAACAGGAGCTATCAGTGGGACACCGACAGCTATTTCAGCAGCGACGCAGTATACGATTAGTGGTTATGGCACAGCACCCTCCACTTTTACTTTATCAGTTGGAGCAGGCGGAGGTATTTCCCCAAGTCAAGATCAGAACTATATCTTAACGTTGACACCAAGAATAGCAGGTTATACCACAGCAGCAGCAACATATGCCGGAACGTCTGATGCAAACCAAGTGATGGCAGAAGTACAATACTTTGATGGTTTAGGTAGACCGATGCAGACCGTACAGGTTAAGGGCAGTGCCAATGCAGACAAAGACATCGTGGTACCAATAGCTTATGACCAATATGGTAGAGAGAATAAGAAATACCTTCCTTATGCCAGTACAAGCAATAATGGAAGTTATAAAACCAATCCACTTACTAGCCAGCAGAGCTATTACCAGAGCCCACCGGCCGGGGTAGTACAAACCCCAAACCCTTATGCAGAAACGATATTTGAAGCCTCGCCACTGAATAGGGTGCTGGAACAAGGAGCACCGGGAGCAGCTTGGCAGCCTGTAGCAAATAGCCAAGCAGGCCATACCCAGAAGATGGTATATAGCAGCAATGCAGCAAATGAGGTAAGACTATACAACGCAGAAGCCGTAACTACAGTAGGAGAGACGTATAAAAGAACCCTAACAGGCACAGGCTATTATGGCGCCAACCAGTTGTATAAGACGATAAGCAAGGATGAGAACTGGAGTCCAAGCCAAAGCTTTCCACAGGCAGGAACGGTAGAAGAGTATAAGGATAAGGAAGGCAGGGTAGTGTTGAAAAGAACATTCAATGAGAAGAACAATAGTCTGGAAACATTAAGCACTTACTATGTATATGACGATTTAGGTAACTTAAGTTTCGTATTACCTCCGGGAGCAGAACCAGATGCAACGAGTGTACCTAGCCAGACGACGCTGGATAATTACTGTTACCAGTACAGGTATGATGGTAGAAGGAGATTGGTAGAGAAAAGAATCCCGGGAAAAGGCTGGGAGTATATGGTGTATAATAAACTAGATCAGCTGGTGGCAAGGCAGGATGCTAATTTATTAAATGGATATTTAGTAATTTATAATATGAATAGCTCTGCCGCAAACGGATGGATATTTTATAAGTATGATGGTTTAGGAAGAGAAATTTTAACTGGCTTTTACATACCTATAAGCAATATAAATAGAGCTACACTTCAAGTTCAGGTAGATGGACAAAGTGTTTTATGGGAGACTAAAAATAGTAGTATAGCACAAACAGGTTATAGTAATAATGCTTTTCCTCAAAATAGTATTTCTTCATATTTAACTATGAGTTATTATGATGATTACAATCTGCCAGGTGGAAACCCGAGGCCATATGGAGGAGGAAGTACTATGACCAAGGGTTTACTAACAGCTACTAAAGCCAGTTGTGAATCAGGAATGTTATGGACGGTACAATACTATGATGATAAAGGACAAGTGATTAAGACCTATCGTGATTATTTGTATGGAACTTTAGGAGGAAGTAATTATGTAGAGACAGATTATACGTATAGTTTTACGGGAGAGCAAACCTCAAAAACAGAGAAATATCATAAGGTAAATGAAAGTCAAGAGCTAGTCACAATAGCAACAGCCTATACTTATGATCATGTAGGTAGGAGTAAAGAAATTAAGAAGAAAATAAGTAGCCCTAAAGATAGTTATACGGGCAGCCAAATAGTACTTTCAAAAAATAATTATAATGAGCTTGGCCAGCTAAGAACTAAAGGAATGCATTCAGAAGATCAAGGGCAAAACTTTATCCACAATACCCAGTACAGTTATAACGAAAGAGGCTGGCTAAAGCAAATCAGTTCACCCACTTTTACAGAGACCTTGGCCTATCAAGATGATATACAGAGTGTAGCAACGGCTAATTATAACGGAAACATCTCTGAGATCAGGATGAGTAGCGAAAAGACAGGAGCCAATACCAACTATTTTGCCTATGATAAGTTGAATAGACTGAATAATTCTTGGAATACGTTACTACCCACAATGAATGAGACGAATATCTCTTATGATAAAGGAGGGAATATTCTTCATTTGGAAAGAGGAAACAATACCAATATGAATTATGACTACACAGGTAATTTTTTAAATAGGATAACAGGAACACAAAAAGGCATTTCCATAGATAAATATTATTACGAAGATTATAATGGTAATACTCATTATTTTGAAGATAATTACGGTGCTGATCCTAAATCTGTCTATTATGACCATAACAATCTTCCTGTTTATATGACGGGTTCATCGGAAGCGTATCACCTTTATGACGCAAATGGAGTAAAACTATATAGTTATATATTTGGGTTATATTCAGAAGACTATACCGTATATGCAGGCTCTATAGTCTTTAAAAATTATGAGAATAATATCAGCTTTTTAAGTACGGAAGAGGGAAGGGCTGTAAGGAATCTAGATGGAAGTTACCGTTATGAATACTTTATAAAGGATCATTTAGGTAACACGCGTCAATCTATTGATAAATATAACAATACTGCCAGAGTAATACAGGAGGATAATTATTGTGCTTTCGGTTTATCAGTAAATAAATATAATTTTTCATCGGATAATAAATACCTTTATAATGGTAAAGAGAAAGTCTTTATGGAGGATTTGCAGGATAATTCTTATAATAATTTGGAATGGTATGATTACGGGGCAAGGTTCTATGATCCGGTGATTGGGAGGTGGAATGTGGTAGATCCTTTGTCGGAACAAGCTCCGAATTGGACACCATATCGATACGGGTTTAATAACCCAATCAGATATACTGATCCGACGGGAATGTTTGAACGAGAAGATATTGAAGTTGAAAAGCAAAAAAATGGAACATACAAAGTTGTTGGAGGAGAGGCTAATAATGATAGGAATATTTATGTAACAGAAAATGGCAAACGTACCGGAGAAGTCATTGGCGAAATGCTTACGGAATATTCTTTCCACCACGAAGATGGTAGTGCCGTAATTGGTGCAAATATTAATCTCAATGATAAATCCGGACAAAACTTTATGGATAATGAAATCAAGAATATAGGATTGGTTGATTATATATCAAATGCCCAAGGCAAAGAGCCTCTTGATTTTAAACATCGAGGAATGCCAAAAGGTGCGACTCCAGAAGAGCAGGGACATCATCATTATCGAGGGATGTCTTTTAACGGTAAAGTAGCATCAGCAAGGGATATAGGAAACTATGCAGCAGGTTATGTTTCAGGTAAACACGGTTTTGACTGGGGATCTTCCCGATTTACATTTGATGCTTTGCAAACCAAACAAGAAAAAGGAACTTGGAATACGATTCTTTATTATCCGTTTAATAGAGTTAGAGAAGGACAGCCAACTCAACAAGCAGAACGATCTGGTCATAACACAGGTTATTCTATTTTTAAACAACGACAATTTGAAAGACAATGGCAAAAAGCAACAACGCCATTACCAATAGGACTAAAATGGTAA
- a CDS encoding REP-associated tyrosine transposase has product MIKALNFVMSSKYKFNNPEGIYFVSFAVIGWIDVFSRQIYRDLFLESLVYCRKEKNLNIHAWVIMSNHVHLIISCKAGFILSDIMRDLKKYTAYKILKEIKESTTESRKEWMLFLFAKAGKENSNHTNYQFWRQDNHPIALDFHSNMFEQRLDYIHNNPVEAGIVEHAADYVYSSAKDYQEGKGLIEIDVLQ; this is encoded by the coding sequence ATGATTAAAGCACTAAATTTTGTAATGAGTTCAAAATATAAGTTTAACAATCCAGAGGGGATATATTTTGTTTCTTTTGCCGTTATAGGGTGGATAGATGTGTTTAGTAGACAGATTTATAGGGATTTATTTTTAGAGAGTTTAGTTTATTGCAGGAAAGAAAAGAATTTAAATATACACGCATGGGTAATCATGAGTAATCATGTTCATTTAATAATCAGTTGTAAGGCTGGATTTATTCTCTCGGATATAATGAGAGATTTAAAGAAATATACAGCATATAAAATACTGAAGGAAATTAAGGAAAGTACAACAGAAAGCAGAAAAGAGTGGATGCTGTTTTTATTTGCAAAAGCTGGCAAAGAGAATAGTAACCATACAAATTATCAGTTTTGGCGGCAAGATAATCATCCCATAGCATTAGATTTTCATAGCAATATGTTTGAACAAAGATTGGATTATATACATAACAATCCAGTAGAGGCAGGCATAGTAGAGCATGCAGCGGATTATGTTTACAGTAGTGCAAAGGATTATCAAGAAGGTAAAGGTTTAATAGAAATAGATGTATTACAGTGA